A stretch of DNA from Orcinus orca chromosome 3, mOrcOrc1.1, whole genome shotgun sequence:
acatggctgaaaacaaattcaaaatagtcaaaggaaatttaaaaacaaaaaccaaacaacaacaaccacctcaacaaacaagtactagaaattcagggatgcagccatattcagatacagttggatctggacgttccagagtatcagcagggttccagctctctctccatccctcagccctgcttacctctgcaagactttattttacagaaagtctctccttgtgctggatggtcactgggagtcccagagtcatatctccccagcttagaaattccagagagaaaagacaattcttccattttgctcTGAGAGAAAAGTCCTGGGGAGCAGTCTGATAGACTTAGCCGTGGTCAGATGCCTACCCATGAGCCAATCACCTGTTTTACTagagttcagtccctgggcgactcatccccggggcccgtgaggaggcaggatggcattatctggcagttcaagaaaagcctgctgtttttgtaagatgaaaggAGAGAGGACATGGTTAATGAaacctgtatctgcttctgtaaaatccacagaatcttactccctgtcctgtgtcgatgaccatgcagtaagctgacccaggaggtcatttttcccacaacagtctttatatatatgactaaggaacacactggtaaaagaatatgggagaaagtctgagtatgacaagtcagctagactgatattaactaaaaaagctgtgtgaaaatatccttaaaaagttgcccccaactcactcaaagtccaaagttggagctggaaatacaatgtcatggagtttggttaagaacaggttttctccaagctgaactATGACACAGAGATTAGCAACTTCGAGAAactatactttttcaaagaaaaaacatcacatgagaaaaatgaggcctagaaaaattaaatgacttaaggtaacatagctaattaatggcaggactgagactagaGTATATACTTTGTGTAACTGgctatggtttttttgtttgtttgtttgttttgttatcagTTCAAAAcgagacaaacttaaagaaaggaaacacaaccaaaactcagtggttggaaaagagatggatgtgaacgcccacttgtttcttacgtataaagttacccctcgcagtgttttggaggagaaaacgctggctcttcccaacgttggttatatacacaaagattccaaagacaagacaagtgctttgcaaacaaagtaactagaaCCAGCTCAGGCTTCCCCGCGCCAGGTCCTACGTTCCACGGTCAGAACCACCAACTGTATCCCCCCGGGGAACAAGGTGATTCAGAAAAGCTGGCGTCTTCAGAGAAGAGAGAACACTTAGCCgggaacagaggagaaaacttgctcagcttcttgctgggatctgaaacgatcccaacagagtccttaaacccctcaggtttccccaatcaagcaccctcgcctccaacctgggccaccccagatctATCAGACCACAGAAGTCTGCGGACGCACGAAGAGCTGACCACCCCACGAGAGGGACCTACGCGCGGCCGCGCCCACTCACCCGCCGCTCCCCGGGAGACGGGAGACCAGCCCGGGGTCCAAGTCCTGGGCGTGGCAGACTCGCCTCTCTCCGGGCCCGGCTCCAGCTCACCTCGGCGCGGCCCGcctgggcgccgccatcttgaCCACGAAGGGGGCCTCGCGCCGGAGGCCCCTGAGCGGGCGCCCGGAGAGAAGCCGGAGCGCCGGGGAGGCCCAGGTCGGCGCCCTACGTCCCCCGCGCGCTCGCGCCACATCCACGAGCGACGAGAGTCCCGCACGCAGCGCACGATCCAGGCTTCCGCGGAACCGGCGCCCCGCGCAGCCCGCACCGCGGCTCAGGCGGCGCCGAGGGCGGCCCGGGCGGAAGAGCGGGCGCGGGGCACGCGCTCGGTAACCTGGCAACGCGGAGCAACCCGGCGTCCCCGGCGAACCCCAGCCCTCTACCGCGAGGAAGCACGGACCCCCGCACCCGCCGCCCAGCCCTCGCCGCCCCTCGGTCGCTCCGCCCGCAGCTGCCCGCTGGCTACggtcttttaaatccatgatacaacatctatatgtaacaaatctgttaaaccctaaatgtttatgatattcaagtaatccagtatctgaattattcttgaagataaaacatccaaagacgtcttaattgtatgggtatacatacataaaatacacgtggaggtaacttcaaatatagtatgtgcctgtctctattccttccctctccgctcttttaaaaaatgcccctttaaaaattgcccactcaccatctgttaggtaaatttgctgaaacacagtaaatgtggagacagaaattgttatagagactattccaaatggcactgacacctgtatttatgaaatttttaaaagggtaagttagagttgtttttttttttttttaaatcccactatagtaacaccacatcatcctaggtgcccagttctatccaattacataagatggagaaagagagagagagagaaacagagagagagagaggagaaagagaaagaagaaaggaagaaaaccaagtacttatgtataaaatgttgctgccaaagtttgagattatactcaagcatcaatgaacagaaggaaaacacttacaaatttacaaatgtatttcatttatggtaTGAGGGACACAGGTTTAGATTTGCAACACGCTCCCACAAGGGTCAAATTGACCACTTTTTTCTATCTAGTTGCTCTTGAGAGAACAAAACAATTGAAACAGATGCCATTCAATTCCAAGTCTATAGCTTAGACCATGTCACTGCacatgaaatattgttcattcAGAGTCAGCACACAGCAAGAGTAATTTATACTCTCAGAGTGTTTGCTCTCAAGTCAATAGCAGAGAAGCCTTGAATAAAAACGTTCCCATTACTTTCCATTGTAATAGATCTTACTTATAGCCCATGAAACAGTGGTCAGAGGAGATTTATTCTTTGGACACCATATTATATAATCTCTCCACTTTAAGCCATCCCCCACTCggcgattattttttaaatatgttactcgtagtcaatattaatttacatttaatctttcttagCATTAGGAGAGTATTATTTTGTACAGGCTCCGAAACAAATCTCCCGAAATTCCTCCCTGatgctcccttcaggctgaaaatgcattgcagggtggctgcagtgacttaattctagttggcagagccctggccacacactaatttcattagcctcaaactcctggatttgaaagatccactgaatatgattcctgtcctctgacatgtcacttactaaccaattcagtgtgcatacagaggagagaaaggacttgctcagctctggcccaccggcaggcagatgagaattcccagtcagagacactgtttacatttgagtggtcattcttgcccgggtcctcattttcaggaaggaagttcaatccaggctttgctggcagctgcagcatttgttacatccattactagctccttgttccttcctgccccccagtgcttagcatcccccatttcagtcactaagtcttccttcccccagcctagaagcttacctcaccataaatttttatctcaaatgataggtttgacacattccccacagcaacccacagggactggggaaaagaaaactcaaatctcTGGAGAGCTAAGAATTCAACCATTTAGAGGAGTTTCTTTTATCCAGGACAGTCTTCATTGAGCTGAACCCTGCAATCCCAGAGAAGATTCACCTACccgttcttttcctctttccctaaagTGACTGTGTCTTTGAACAAGGGATCTGTGTTCCACTATTCTCTCTATTCATTTTGCAGGTTTACAGAGGCTGGGAAACTGGGGACTGGACTTACATGCCAGGAGCTTCTAAGATCACACGCAAAAATAAGGCTACTGGAAGAGATTGTTGGAATCTATCTCTGTATATTTGAACATGGGCAGTGGTTAACCAGGATGCTCACACCAAGCTTATATCCAGCTTGCAGCACAAGCTACAAGTTGGTGCATCCCTCCTACTACCAGcctcttctcaataaatgcaggtgaaaactgggggctcttttccctcagctgttcaatccaacatgaatagctgcaatttgcaaattagaggaaaatgacagtgttttctctGAATGGTTTTGGTCCCAACGCACACAGCTAATGCTGGcattcagttcctttccttcccagcccagggaacgGGGGAACTAAGCATAAGGCAAGCGTTCTCTTTTCTTGCAAGTGCCTCAGATCCACACACCAGAGAAGGAATCAGCTCCCCCTGGAATCTTTTTCAGCAAACACAATCCTTCACCTAGTCTGCAAGCTCTCTCTtgaagatttcactcttttttcgacAGGCAGGCCCATCTGCAAGCTCCCAAGCTCCAAGTGAAggcaccaaaataatttttaaaatgtcaaacagcAAATGTGCCTTCAACCCCCAGAGCTCCAGTAAAAATACTGTGAGTTGCCCCTGTGGTTCTCAGGTGACCTCTGGCCTCATCCTCCCTGCAGTGCTGCCTCCTCAGGTTCTCTAGTTTAAGCTCAGAGGTAAAGGAAGTGCTTCTGGGTTTTGCTTCCAACAACCCACGCTCTTCCTGAAAGCATTACCTCAAAGTGAAGGCTGCCCAGAAGCACTTTTGGCCTTGCAAACATCTAGAGGTGGCATACTCAACAGGTGCTAGGGatgctcagaggctcagaggggccataCCAGGCTGCAGCTTTAGACAGGCACCCCTCCTTCTGGCACAAACACAAACTTCATACCCCTGGGTGCTGATGTAGTGACAGCTTGAATCTCACAAGGAGTCCCCTCCAGAAACCCAACATGCTTCAGGAAAGGCACTTGAGAGGGAGCCGACTTTTTAGCTACGGGGAGCATAAGGGTCAGCCAGAACATCTGGAGAAGGGACTAACTGAGCTTGGGTCctaccaggcagggagagagctgtgcattaggaaaggatcacttcaagacagagatgaacaaaaaactTGGATACAggagtagagaaggaaaagagaggcagaaattgaaagggagaacatacaaacagacagacaaaaaaaaaaaaaaaaaaaacagcagggagaaagagacacaaggagagagacacacaggaagcaagacagagaaacaagagaacccatagtcacgcagaccctgaaactcaatttcttcatccagaagCCATCCATCTATACCCAGGGCGGCACAGGAGCCGTGGGGCCGAGGCTGCGGGAGCAGGCGGTGAGAGAGCACTGCAGCACCGCCCACCGCTCAGCGGGCCCGATCCGCCGTCCTCGCATCTTCCGCCGTTGCCCACCTGCACCCAGAGCTAGAGGACCGCCCGGCCTTGCTCAGCGCACCCTACTGCCTCCCTCCAGGCGCCTTCTTGTCTGGCTCTGAGAATCGTCCTCAAAAccgaggactggggttgggggctgcgtTAGGGAGGTCGTGGGAAAGGATGGGCACAGGGTGGGTGCAGAAAAAGCGACCGTGTCTCGCAGTTAGCATGAGCTCACCTCCGGGCTCTGAGCTGGCAGGAGTAGAAAGCTGATCGCCCGGCTCCTGCCAGTGGCCGGATCGCAAAGGCAGTTTAGACGGTGCAAACAACTGCCCAGAGCAAATCACCTGGGGGCACGTCTGCGGGTGGCTTCTCCCCGCTTGAGGACAGTCCCCACGCCTTCCGCCCCATGCCCTCGCAGAGACAGGTTACAGGTCGGGAAATCCAACCCGAGCGAAATGGGCAATTCACGTCCAAATGTAGGTGAAGACCTAGCCTTCGGTTTAAGAACTGCCTCCCTAAGTTCTCGAAATTTTCCAAGGGAGCTGCAGCTTGTCGGGCGGcttggggcagggaagctggggagttgagaaatgcctagtttctaggcgtcttctcatctttcatattCCTTGCGCCTAAGTGGCTCTCACAGGAGCCCGGCACTTTTACAAGCCTGTTTTGGAACCATATTTCACTCGAATGCAAACCCATTTAAATCATCGCCTTGTTTTTCGGAGACTGTTTCTTGTCAATGGGGCCATAAATCCAGAATGTCAAGCCGGATGGAGTGGAGCGCGGacaggggagagatggaagggaaatgACTCAAGCAGGGAAAGTACCTCctcgggtgaggtgggagggattcGGCAGGATCTCCAGGGTGGAAATGAGCGAAGGCTGACCAGACCCCGCAGCCCTGGAGTCCAagccagccttcaggataaagagCGCGGGGAGCTACGGCGCTCTCTGCCCCGGAGGGAGCGCCCCCCTACCTGGAAAAGCCTCAGGATGTTGGCTACCATGATGGAGACCGAACTCCCCGAAGCCCCAATCACTCCAACTACTTTCTCGGGCTTGACGAAAACCGGAGGCTCGCCGTTGGTGCAGCGCACCTCGGAGGTGTCCTTCTGGATGAGCGCCTGGACGAAAGTGAGCGACTGTTCGAGCGCATAAGTGTCCCTGGAACAAGTGTCCAGGATCCGCGCTCCCAGCCTCACGTTGGGCAGCAGGTTGGGATCGCTGTTGATCTGGTCCAGGGCGTAGAGCATCGCTTCCAGCCCGTGGATCCCGTTCTTCCTCTTGATATCGCCGCAGGGCACTCCGCTGGGACCCTTCGCGTACACCGGGAACAGCCCCCCGAGGGTGACGTCCCCCTCGATCCGAATGGAGTGCGGGGCGTACATCTCCTggccgcgcgccgccgccgccagcgcgcACAGAAGCACCTCCAGCACGCAGCAGGGAAACTTCATCAAAGTCAGGGCGCGGAGCAGCTTCCCCAGCTGGACCATGCTGCTCCCGCGGCTGCGGTGGTGGCGGCGGCACTCGAGGGGACGGTGGCGGGCTCGCCGGAGTCCTGGCCCCTTGGGGTGAGCTCCTCCGGGGAAGCCCAGGGTCTCCTGCGGGCGAGGAGGGTAGGGGCGCCCGGGAAAGGGCAGCCGGCGAGGGTGGGGGGTCCCGCGGCGCCTGCCATCTTGGGGCGCCGTGCGCTCTTGGGTTCCCCGGCCAGCGCGCCGCGCTCGAGCTCGCGCTCGGTGGCTTGCAGCTCGAGCTCTCCAacagcccagcactggggagagagcGAGCATGGCTATCGCTTTAAATGCGCGTtcggctccctctcctcctccgcccactccctcccaccctcgctcgctctcaggctctccccacccttcccagcgcCCACCCTCCCCACGGTTTTGCATCATCACGCAGGGAGGGGCTGCGTGctgaggtaaggggggagggaaaGGTGGGCGGCTGTTGGGGGGGGGGAGTACCTCCGATTGGGAGTTTCGAGGTCCCCAGGGAATCTGGGGATTGCAGGTCGCAGGCGAAGGCTGAGCTCCTGCTTCGGTCTCACTGTAGAAGCCGCTCGCTCGCCCGCCTGCACCCACACGCACATTCTAGGCACAGGGTGGCATCAGCCCCGGACAGGGCGGTTCTAGCTGGGGCTGACTGCTTCCAACCCTGAGGTCCGGAGCCGGGACTGTCAGCGCCGAGAGAATGCGAGGTAGTCGAAGGTGATGCCGCCAAGCATGAAGGGTAGTAGGGAGACCCCAGTCTGTACTGCTAATTCGTCTGTGCCAGTTTCtcctaagaaaaacacacatacacacaggagccTGATTTATGACCTAAAGAACCTTTACGCAGAGACTTCTccggggccaggcactgggctagcctgtagggaaagacgccaacaagaaatgctgggaatGGAAATGCATCTTTGGTCTTCAGGGGTTACTGTGGCCGGAGCCGGATGAAGTAACCCTGGTCTCCAGTAAATCTGTGGCGGAttcgctccttttcttcctttcatcgcaAGAGATGGAACAACTGAGAACTCTGCAGAGCGCCCTTTCTTCTCTGGCGCTGACAGGTGTAAGGCTCCCTCCTACCCATTTCCAGAGATGCTTTTGGGCTGATGTCAGGTTTCCTCGGGCAGGAAATAGCAAGAAAGAGGTGGCAGTAGGAGGAGCAGACAGAAATCTCCCCATCGATCCAGtgatccattcttctttttttttttctggctgaagatttggggggtttggggagtgGAACCAGGATGCCAGAGCAGGTTGTAGTGCAGTTAGGAAGCTGTTTTTCAAAGGTGTCCCCTCCTGCAGGTCCAGCCCAAACTTGGCCCATTAAAGCAACAAGTGGCCCTAGTTCCTACACAAGGAAGAGCAATGTATCTGCCCTTGGTGCCCACGTGTACTGCTTATGGTGGTCTCTACTCTTGCTGAGCCTTTCTGTTGGAGGGTAGCGAAACTGTCTTATACAGAATTGAGGGcgcagagaaaaccaaaacaagactatactttctgttgtaatgttagtgtactaaagaaaaatgtccttgtacataaacaacacacacacacctaaaaagtcagaagttggttgtctcttccaccaaccacctgtatgaccttggcacttctgttcctgtgcctgagttttcctttgcccatctgtaaaatgatgaaattgaattgaatgttttacaggttaacttttaactttcaaatcctctgttgAAATAGGTCATGCACCTTTGGCCATGGTGTTCTTTTTAGACCAATATCCTTTGTTGCTTTATGTGTAGGGCACCCGTTTTTTGATACCCAAACAACACTCCAAACATTTCCTGGTacagaggattttattttttttcttcttgaccacccatttatcttccttctagggagagtccagtccatcattttcttttcagacatgcccctcctccaggtttcaatacttaaggtttgaggaggaaaaaaaccttcttgctACAGTGTTCAAGGAAGGGAATAGAGGCTAACAAGAGTTATGCAGGGCTAATCCCTGGACTTCTGCTGGAGTAACGAGGTTGATGACATAGGGTTACCACTGTCCAATAGACAATCCGTGccggagttaaaagaaaaaggagcctccttcctctaaatgctttatgtatatcttttggacaatgttacactatttgattttgtaaaaacataCCATTTTACTGCCATCGTCAAGAAAAGTGATGTAAAAACTATGCGAAGCTACCCCTGTATACAATGTGATCATCAATCACTCATAGATGTGATGCCCTGCTATATAAGTGCACACCTTGTGCAAACTTATGCTGTGATGCGCCCGCCCCTTCCAGCCAGCCCTGGAGCTGCGAGCGTAAAAGCCCGCAGCTGTGCCAGAAGCTCCCACATAAACAGGGAAATATTTGAATCCCATAATGAGAActaccagagaggagaaaaggcagagagaagaaggggtggggaagagagaaagggacctgGTTAGAACATGTGAACTCCTGGATCCACATGTGCCTGAAagattgcctcttttttttcaattatatggtattttatttctgttgtttgaagtcaaAATATCCTCTTGTAACTCACCTATTCTGCTATTCAATACATTGGATCAAAAAGGCTGGAACAAGTGAAATAGATATCCTGGTAAGGCAGCATTAGCTAGTTTGCaaagggggaaagaagcaaaGCACTAGAAAGGCATCCTTGGGACACAAATACTGTGATCCTAGTATGTAGGCAGCAGTACCTGAGGCTATATTTGATAGAGACTGTAtccttatttagttttaatttaaggCTACTTAGTAGGCACTTGGTGCCAAAACATATATTTGAAGAGCTGTGCTACAAGTGAGAACACTTGATTTTTCACCTGCCCATGGGAAGATCTatgttctcctcttccatttccaggtcacagcttgcaactgctcaacaaatagttcttggctgactgttgaatgttgccttattctgtgttctctctttgctctACTCATTCTCCCCAAACGTCTGGCAGcaatcattatcttctttttgttgcagtcatctgtgtgcatgttttatttcccttgctaagctggaagatccttgagggtaaggggctaggtattatttatctttttacctcggacaatgttcagaatggtgttttgtacctaagaagcactcatgtgttgaatgaatcagaattggtttgccattccccactgcctttatctcacaataacagaaacataaagtgggcagagcagaaccgacggcaaataaattgtcctcttagtcacagaatgcagtttctagaacttaaagaataattagtagattttgaaataattttgttttacaaaaatttcatAAGATTGAAATACTCTAAGCTTCAAGCTCTCGATCAACTCTAAAGGAGGGCTTtaattggctcttcctgagtcaagtgtttattcctgggccgataactggggccattgtcataatagaaagtgtgatttgttaccagagaaagaggaaagtgacgctgggcttgcaagatatttctatcttcagccagagtgcataggatctggaacttaattggtgacgcagtatttgtttgagattatatgaatgaaaaatctttgtgtaagagtgattaatctaaaacttggccagtcattgtcctagtgtcatattaaattgcaggtgaatctagttttaggcacaaagatcataaatataaaatgtgttcccaggcttggttctgtgtagtcagtaatctatactcacccactcattaataaaaatgaaagttaaggactcagtcctaacTTACATGCTTAGCATTGTATTTTGCTAacaatctcagttttattttctttgttctcccctgtccatcatcttctgcagaaaataatgtctccactttcaattccctttctatttaaatccaatttgtaatttataaagttgtcctccttaagggctgctgcttctgccacagtAATGTACTCTGGCCATTATTATACTCTTCCATCTTTCATGTAGGTCTCCATgcataggttttgttttcatagctttttttttttttggcggtacgcgggcctctcactgttgtggcctctcccaatgcggagcacaggctccggacgcgcaggctcagcggccatggctcacgggcccagccgctccgcggcatgtggcatcttcccggacaggggcacgaccccgtgtcccctgcatcggcagggggactttcaaccactgcgccaccagggaagccctatacttatgattttatatttgcttatttacttttgtctcccccctcagctcaagagagactatattcatctgtgttaatcactgctgtgtttcctgaacatgcctataaatcatactgaagaatggtgcctgaaatttggtaagggatcaatcaattttcttggctggatgaagaaatgtgttcataaattaatgaacagatctttggggcttctgacttgaggactaatgggaagaggatggcaaatggttgggacagggtactgcaagaagtagtatttggagtactctgatagctatcctaacagataagattgtgttcatttaagtagttctaatgagagagctgggaactagggacacacagcattaaggtttttataatgcattctttagagttctttttaagtctgtacaaatatcattgaaaatatatgcatacatatacacctcTGTTACTTTAATTAGTGCCTTACGagagcccctcaaggaaggggtagtagcaactctcagtatccttcctttatgatgagcttaatttattcaaagttacatcataatttatttgtaactgtgaaactagacttagttattgaATAGACCCTCCCTAGGAACGtatgacattaataaaaccaacaaaactttgttcagtttccaatgatagatacactacagactcaattatggaccatccagtttaatgaagggaagaagtgattgaacaaatatagagcaaacagaatatgaagttttatcctccattaatattagtaacagatagtgtgggctccaatgccttcaagatagcttgagaccatcatctctgtg
This window harbors:
- the LOC125963856 gene encoding metabotropic glutamate receptor 7-like produces the protein MLALSPVLGCWRARAASHRARARARRAGRGTQERTAPQDGRRRGTPHPRRLPFPGRPYPPRPQETLGFPGGAHPKGPGLRRARHRPLECRRHHRSRGSSMVQLGKLLRALTLMKFPCCVLEVLLCALAAAARGQEMYAPHSIRIEGDVTLGGLFPVYAKGPSGVPCGDIKRKNGIHGLEAMLYALDQINSDPNLLPNVRLGARILDTCSRDTYALEQSLTFVQALIQKDTSEVRCTNGEPPVFVKPEKVVGVIGASGSSVSIMVANILRLFQVDGRYGIRKRM